From the Selenomonas sp. oral taxon 920 genome, the window CATCACCGTCTCAAGCTATATGCTGATGATCCGCCGCCTGCACGACATCGGGCTCTCGGGCTTCTTCGTCCTGTTCGCCCTCGTCCCGATCGTCAGCCTCGGATTTCTGCTCTACATCCTCTTCAAAATGGGGACGGCGGGCGACAACGCCTACGGTGCCGACCCGCTCGGCGCTGCGGCTGCCGCGCCGGAACCCGAGAATCCATATGCACGCAGGGCGTATACGGACGCTCCGACGGATATCCAGCCGCCCAAAGATCCGCAGAACTGACAGGGCACTGTCATGAATGATGCAATATTTACAACGAGAGGCAGGCTTACCCGCCGTGACTATGCACTGACCATCGCAGAACTCTGCGGCGGTA encodes:
- a CDS encoding DUF805 domain-containing protein, encoding MHQIDNGIKENFFRWDGRLNRLRFLKRLLALTGIGIGLYILMGILLVTSTDTLMHPDENTVMGIYGLFTLLSIPITVSSYMLMIRRLHDIGLSGFFVLFALVPIVSLGFLLYILFKMGTAGDNAYGADPLGAAAAAPEPENPYARRAYTDAPTDIQPPKDPQN